In Oncorhynchus mykiss isolate Arlee chromosome 1, USDA_OmykA_1.1, whole genome shotgun sequence, the following proteins share a genomic window:
- the LOC118936687 gene encoding protein transport protein Sec31A-like isoform X7: protein MHCSGMLWHPEVATQLVLASEDDRMPVIQMWDLRFATSPLKVLENHTRGLLSIAWSQADPELLLSSAKDNRILCWNPNTGEVIYELPTTNQWCFDIQWCPRNPALLSAASFDGWISVYSVMGGSLEAQQQSRADQSLCGAFPQISSSFDTMDPFGTGQVLPPLQVPQPTPQTTLVAPLKKPPKWVRRPVGASFAFGGKLITFESPKAPVQSPQPVPVPRQVFVSQVTTETELLQRSRELQAALQSGSLSDYCQAKIHKAPTDSEQDIWRFLLVNFEDEARVKFLRLLGFSKEDLERKISTCLGKNLQPNGHGVDANDLAEKIQLLSTQRSEESGDEVDCTKTPGSSSPSDFFSQIPPQPQDKEKKISFPIPVSADADGLISQALLVGNFEGAVDLCLNEGRYAEAILLAISGGQELLQKTQQTYLEKQRNSISMLISSVVTQNWGDIVQSCALDNWKEALAALLTYAHPKEFAHLCETLGSRLEGERTEKRCLQACLCYICSGNIEKLVECWALQRDCSSPLVLEDLVEKMMVLRKSVERLRNSEVAVQSPVLADKLTHYAGLLASQGSLATALSYLPDTSDQACIMMMRDRLFHAQGEGGAAGGQQPPPCPYNRVRVTGGDPAPAQAPAVPVQAQPPTQTPGPYQPPLPVMSVGGQPPPPVMSVGGQPPMTTVFTPQAAALSRGPPPPSYGGLPPSSPAPPPSGLPRTGLRPAYPQHPATAPGFSPLQPFQPQQQPMSAGLGGPGLSAFPTGPAMPGSSLSGHPLPPFSAPGGLPTMPSPGPPPSGFTPTSLPSGPMPLSYQQPGAPVGMYPPGGSHLHSQGPPAGPPSGPYPPLGPGYPQGGPGAPAVKSFSAPSVAPPPTGYFPWLSTPLVDDDEGQDGWNDPPAVRGGSRKKKVVPDNYTPPAPITAPVMGGFPMEGHHHQPQGQQGHDPSRTQQFPPGAPQEPSVQLLQALPAERVEQREIPAEHMVLKQTFDSLVQRCQLAAQDPQTKRKLDDASKRLGYLYDKLREHSLSNNILGGLHEISRCVAGQNYQRGLEVHTAVVTSSNFSEIQAFMPILKVVMTIANKLGV, encoded by the exons atGCACTGTTCAGGGATGCTCTGGCACCCCGAGGTGGCCACCCAGTTGGTCCTGGCCTCAGAAGATGACCGCATGCCAGTCATTCAGATGTGGGACCTGCGCTTTGCCACGTCCCCTCTCAAAGTCCTGGAGAACCACACAAG GGGACTTCTGTCCATAGCGTGGAGCCAAGCAGACCCGGAGCTGTTGCTCAGTAGTGCTAAAGACAACAGGATCCTCTGCTGGAACCCAAACACTGGAGAG GTGATCTATGAGTTACCAACGACCAATCAGTGGTGCTTTGACATCCAGTGGTGTCCCAGGAACCCAGCGCTGCTGTCGGCCGCCTCGTTTGACGGCTGGATCAGTGTTTACAGCGTGATGGGAGGAAGCCTGGAGGCCCAGCAGCAGAGCAGGGCTGATCAG TCTTTGTGTGGTGCTTTCCCACAGATCTCCTCGTCCTTTGACACCATGGATCCGTTTGGGACAGGCCAGGTGCTGCCCCCTCTGCAAGttccccaacccacccctcaGACCACCCTCGTCGCTCCGCTGAAGAAGCCCCCCAAGTGGGTTCGTAGGCCCGTAGGAGCCTCATTCGCT TTTGGTGGGAAGCTGATCACCTTTGAGAGTCCTAAGGCTCCAGTCCAGAGCCCACAGCCCGTCCCTGTCCCCAGGCAGGTGTTTGTGAGCCAGGTCACCACGGAAACAGAGCTCCTCCAACGTTCCAGAGAGCTGCAGGCTGCTCTGCAATCTGGATCCTTGTCAGACTACTGCCAGGCCAAGATCCACAAGGCCCCCACAGACTCTGAACAGGATATATGGAGGTTTCTCCTG GTCAACTTTGAAGATGAAGCCCGGGTCAAATTCCTGAGACTTTTGGGTTTCAGCAAAGAGGATTTAGAGAGAAAGATATCCACCTGTTTGGGGAAGAACCTGCAGCCTAACGGACACGGAGTGGATGCCAACGATCTGGCTGAGAAGATACAGCTTCTCTCTACTCAG AGGTCAGAAGAATCCGGGGATGAGGTTGACTGCACCAAGACTCCGGGTTCATCCTCGCCCTCTGACTTTTTCAGTCAGATCCCACCACAACCACAAGACAAGGAGAAGAAGATCAGCTTCCCGATCCCTGTCTCAGCAG ATGCAGATGGTCTGATCAGCCAGGCTCTGCTGGTGGGAAACTTTGAGGGAGCGGTGGACCTGTGTCTGAACGAGGGGCGCTACGCTGAGGCCATCCTACTGGCGATCAGTGGAGGACAGGAGCTACTGCAGAAGACCCAGCAGACATACCTGGAGAAGCAGAGGAACAGCATCTCTATG CTGATCTCATCCGTGGTGACCCAGAACTGGGGAGACATCGTGCAGAGCTGTGCCTTGGATAACTGGAAGGAGGCTCTCGCTGCACTCCTAACCTACGCTCACCCCAAAGAGTTTGCTCATCTGTGTG AGACCCTGGGGTCGCGTctggagggggagaggacagagaaacgCTGTCTGCAGGCATGTCTCTGTTACATTTGCTCTGGGAACATTGAGAAACTAGTGGAATGCTGGGCCCTGCAGAGGGACTGCTCATCTCCCCTGGTTTTAGAG GACTTGGTAGAGAAGATGATGGTTCTGCGTAAGTCTGTGGAGCGTCTGAGGAACAGCGAGGTGGCTGTACAGAGTCCTGTCCTGGCTGACAAGCTGACTCACTACGCTGGTCTCCTAGCTTCACAAGGCAGCCTGGCTACAGCCCTGTCCTACCTGCCAGACACCTCAGACCAG GCTTGCATCATGATGATGAGAGACCGGCTGTTCCACgcccagggagagggaggagctgCAGGGGGGCAACAGCCCCCACCGTGCCCTTACAACAGAGTCAGGGTGACTGGGGGCGACCCTGCCCCTGCTCAGGCCCCTGCTGTCCCCGTCCAAGCACAACCACCAACACAGACACCG GGGCCCTACCAGCCTCCTCTTCCTGTGATGTCAGTGGGTGGCCAGCCTCCTCCTCCTGTGATGTCAGTGGGTGGCCAGCCTCCTATGACGACAGTCTTCACTCCTCAAGCTGCTGCTCTCTCCAGAGGGCCGCCTCCTCCTTCGTATGGCGGTCTGCCACCCTCCTCCCCTGCTCCTCCACCGAGTGGGCTGCCACGTACAGGACTACGGCCAGCCTACCCTCAACATCCTGCCACTGCCCCAG GGTTCTCTCCACTCCAGCCATTCCAGCCACAACAGCAGCCCATGTCTGCAGGACTAGGTGGCCCCGGCCTCTCTGCCTTCCCTACAGGACCTGCTATGCCAGGCTCCAGCCTATCTGGACACCCCCTGCCTCCGTTCTCTGCCCCTGGCGGCCTCCCCACCATGCCCAGCCCAGGGCCACCTCCGTCAGGCTTCACCCCCACCTCGCTCCCTTCAGGCCCCATGCCACTCAGCTACCAGCAGCCTGGGGCCCCCGTCGGCATGTACCCACCAGGGGGGTCTCACCTTCACAGCCAAGGCCCACCTGCAGGTCCCCCCTCTGGTCCGTACCCACCCCTGGGACCTGGGTACCCACAAGGAGGTCCTGGAGCCCCGGCCGTCAAGTCCTTCTCTGCTCCGTCGGTTGCTCCTCCTCCTACAG GGTACTTCCCTTGGCTGAGTACTCCCCTTGTTGACGATGATGAAG GACAAGATGGCTGGAACGACCCACCAGCAGTACGAGGGGGTTCTAGGAAGAAAAAG GTTGTCCCAGACAACTACACCCCTCCGGCTCCCATCACCGCCCCTGTTATGGGGGGTTTCCCCATGGAGGGCCATCATCATCAGCCCCAAGGACAGCAGGGCCACGACCCCAGCCGCACGCAGCAGTTCCCCCCAGGGGCCCCTCAGGAGCCCAGCGTACAG CTCCTCCAGGCGCTGCCGGCTGAGagggtggagcagagagagatccCTGCAGAGCACATGGTCCTCAAGCAGACCTTCGACAGCCTGGTTCAACGCTGCCAGCTAGCCGCACAAGACCCA CAAACAAAGAGGAAACTTGACGATGCATCGAAACGCCTTGGGTACCTGTATGACAAGCTGAGAGAGCATTCG
- the LOC118936687 gene encoding protein transport protein Sec31A-like isoform X6, which produces MRLKEIQRTAHPAWSPAPHHPICLALGTSAQQLDASFNTTAALEIFQVDFADPSLGMKLKGSLPTSNRLHSLVWVNFGEGEDGLGGRLIGGSDNGTVTVYSPEAIVTSGAEAIIGQSDKHTGPVRALDFNPFQSNLLASGANDSEIYIWDLNNFSNPMTPGTKSQLCEPPEDISVVSWNRQVQHILASANPSGKAVVWDLRKNEPIIKISDHSNRMHCSGMLWHPEVATQLVLASEDDRMPVIQMWDLRFATSPLKVLENHTRGLLSIAWSQADPELLLSSAKDNRILCWNPNTGEVIYELPTTNQWCFDIQWCPRNPALLSAASFDGWISVYSVMGGSLEAQQQSRADQSLCGAFPQISSSFDTMDPFGTGQVLPPLQVPQPTPQTTLVAPLKKPPKWVRRPVGASFAFGGKLITFESPKAPVQSPQPVPVPRQVFVSQVTTETELLQRSRELQAALQSGSLSDYCQAKIHKAPTDSEQDIWRFLLVNFEDEARVKFLRLLGFSKEDLERKISTCLGKNLQPNGHGVDANDLAEKIQLLSTQRSEESGDEVDCTKTPGSSSPSDFFSQIPPQPQDKEKKISFPIPVSADADGLISQALLVGNFEGAVDLCLNEGRYAEAILLAISGGQELLQKTQQTYLEKQRNSISMLISSVVTQNWGDIVQSCALDNWKEALAALLTYAHPKEFAHLCETLGSRLEGERTEKRCLQACLCYICSGNIEKLVECWALQRDCSSPLVLEDLVEKMMVLRKSVERLRNSEVAVQSPVLADKLTHYAGLLASQGSLATALSYLPDTSDQACIMMMRDRLFHAQGEGGAAGGQQPPPCPYNRVRVTGGDPAPAQAPAVPVQAQPPTQTPGPYQPPLPVMSVGGQPPPPVMSVGGQPPMTTVFTPQAAALSRGPPPPSYGGLPPSSPAPPPSGLPRTGLRPAYPQHPATAPGFSPLQPFQPQQQPMSAGLGGPGLSAFPTGPAMPGSSLSGHPLPPFSAPGGLPTMPSPGPPPSGFTPTSLPSGPMPLSYQQPGAPVGMYPPGGSHLHSQGPPAGPPSGPYPPLGPGYPQGGPGAPAVKSFSAPSVAPPPTGQDGWNDPPAVRGGSRKKKVVPDNYTPPAPITAPVMGGFPMEGHHHQPQGQQGHDPSRTQQFPPGAPQEPSVQLLQALPAERVEQREIPAEHMVLKQTFDSLVQRCQLAAQDPQTKRKLDDASKRLGYLYDKLREHSLSNNILGGLHEISRCVAGQNYQRGLEVHTAVVTSSNFSEIQAFMPILKVVMTIANKLGV; this is translated from the exons ATGAGGCTGAAAGAGATCCAGAGGACCGCTCATCCAGCATGGAGCCCTGCCCCCCACCACCCTATCTGCCTGGCTTTAG GCACGTCAGCTCAGCAGCTGGATGCGTCATTCAACACCACTGCCGCCTTGGAAATATTCCAGGTGGATTTTGCCGATCCTTCCCTGGGCATGAAGCTCAAGGGGTCCCTACCTACTTCTAACAG GCTCCATAGTCTGGTGTGGGTGAACTTTGGAGAAGGAGAAGACGGTTTGGGAGGGAGACTGATTGGAGGCAGTGATAATGGCACGGTAACGGTGTATAGCCCAGAAGCCATCGTAACATCAGGGGCAGAGGCAATAATAGGACAGTCTGACAAACACACTGGGCCTGTCAGAGCACTAGACTTCAACCCCTTTCAG agtaATCTGTTGGCGTCAGGTGCAAACGATTCAGAGATCTACATCTGGGATTTGAACAATTTCAGCAATCCAATGACACCCGGGACAAAGTCACAG CTTTGTGAG CCTCCTGAAGATATCAGTGTAGTGTCGTGGAACAGACAGGTGCAACACATCCTGGCCTCTGCGAACCCCAGTGGGAAAGCAGTGGTCTGGGACCTGAGGAAGAACGAGCCCATCATCAAGATTAGTGACCACAGCAACCGG atGCACTGTTCAGGGATGCTCTGGCACCCCGAGGTGGCCACCCAGTTGGTCCTGGCCTCAGAAGATGACCGCATGCCAGTCATTCAGATGTGGGACCTGCGCTTTGCCACGTCCCCTCTCAAAGTCCTGGAGAACCACACAAG GGGACTTCTGTCCATAGCGTGGAGCCAAGCAGACCCGGAGCTGTTGCTCAGTAGTGCTAAAGACAACAGGATCCTCTGCTGGAACCCAAACACTGGAGAG GTGATCTATGAGTTACCAACGACCAATCAGTGGTGCTTTGACATCCAGTGGTGTCCCAGGAACCCAGCGCTGCTGTCGGCCGCCTCGTTTGACGGCTGGATCAGTGTTTACAGCGTGATGGGAGGAAGCCTGGAGGCCCAGCAGCAGAGCAGGGCTGATCAG TCTTTGTGTGGTGCTTTCCCACAGATCTCCTCGTCCTTTGACACCATGGATCCGTTTGGGACAGGCCAGGTGCTGCCCCCTCTGCAAGttccccaacccacccctcaGACCACCCTCGTCGCTCCGCTGAAGAAGCCCCCCAAGTGGGTTCGTAGGCCCGTAGGAGCCTCATTCGCT TTTGGTGGGAAGCTGATCACCTTTGAGAGTCCTAAGGCTCCAGTCCAGAGCCCACAGCCCGTCCCTGTCCCCAGGCAGGTGTTTGTGAGCCAGGTCACCACGGAAACAGAGCTCCTCCAACGTTCCAGAGAGCTGCAGGCTGCTCTGCAATCTGGATCCTTGTCAGACTACTGCCAGGCCAAGATCCACAAGGCCCCCACAGACTCTGAACAGGATATATGGAGGTTTCTCCTG GTCAACTTTGAAGATGAAGCCCGGGTCAAATTCCTGAGACTTTTGGGTTTCAGCAAAGAGGATTTAGAGAGAAAGATATCCACCTGTTTGGGGAAGAACCTGCAGCCTAACGGACACGGAGTGGATGCCAACGATCTGGCTGAGAAGATACAGCTTCTCTCTACTCAG AGGTCAGAAGAATCCGGGGATGAGGTTGACTGCACCAAGACTCCGGGTTCATCCTCGCCCTCTGACTTTTTCAGTCAGATCCCACCACAACCACAAGACAAGGAGAAGAAGATCAGCTTCCCGATCCCTGTCTCAGCAG ATGCAGATGGTCTGATCAGCCAGGCTCTGCTGGTGGGAAACTTTGAGGGAGCGGTGGACCTGTGTCTGAACGAGGGGCGCTACGCTGAGGCCATCCTACTGGCGATCAGTGGAGGACAGGAGCTACTGCAGAAGACCCAGCAGACATACCTGGAGAAGCAGAGGAACAGCATCTCTATG CTGATCTCATCCGTGGTGACCCAGAACTGGGGAGACATCGTGCAGAGCTGTGCCTTGGATAACTGGAAGGAGGCTCTCGCTGCACTCCTAACCTACGCTCACCCCAAAGAGTTTGCTCATCTGTGTG AGACCCTGGGGTCGCGTctggagggggagaggacagagaaacgCTGTCTGCAGGCATGTCTCTGTTACATTTGCTCTGGGAACATTGAGAAACTAGTGGAATGCTGGGCCCTGCAGAGGGACTGCTCATCTCCCCTGGTTTTAGAG GACTTGGTAGAGAAGATGATGGTTCTGCGTAAGTCTGTGGAGCGTCTGAGGAACAGCGAGGTGGCTGTACAGAGTCCTGTCCTGGCTGACAAGCTGACTCACTACGCTGGTCTCCTAGCTTCACAAGGCAGCCTGGCTACAGCCCTGTCCTACCTGCCAGACACCTCAGACCAG GCTTGCATCATGATGATGAGAGACCGGCTGTTCCACgcccagggagagggaggagctgCAGGGGGGCAACAGCCCCCACCGTGCCCTTACAACAGAGTCAGGGTGACTGGGGGCGACCCTGCCCCTGCTCAGGCCCCTGCTGTCCCCGTCCAAGCACAACCACCAACACAGACACCG GGGCCCTACCAGCCTCCTCTTCCTGTGATGTCAGTGGGTGGCCAGCCTCCTCCTCCTGTGATGTCAGTGGGTGGCCAGCCTCCTATGACGACAGTCTTCACTCCTCAAGCTGCTGCTCTCTCCAGAGGGCCGCCTCCTCCTTCGTATGGCGGTCTGCCACCCTCCTCCCCTGCTCCTCCACCGAGTGGGCTGCCACGTACAGGACTACGGCCAGCCTACCCTCAACATCCTGCCACTGCCCCAG GGTTCTCTCCACTCCAGCCATTCCAGCCACAACAGCAGCCCATGTCTGCAGGACTAGGTGGCCCCGGCCTCTCTGCCTTCCCTACAGGACCTGCTATGCCAGGCTCCAGCCTATCTGGACACCCCCTGCCTCCGTTCTCTGCCCCTGGCGGCCTCCCCACCATGCCCAGCCCAGGGCCACCTCCGTCAGGCTTCACCCCCACCTCGCTCCCTTCAGGCCCCATGCCACTCAGCTACCAGCAGCCTGGGGCCCCCGTCGGCATGTACCCACCAGGGGGGTCTCACCTTCACAGCCAAGGCCCACCTGCAGGTCCCCCCTCTGGTCCGTACCCACCCCTGGGACCTGGGTACCCACAAGGAGGTCCTGGAGCCCCGGCCGTCAAGTCCTTCTCTGCTCCGTCGGTTGCTCCTCCTCCTACAG GACAAGATGGCTGGAACGACCCACCAGCAGTACGAGGGGGTTCTAGGAAGAAAAAG GTTGTCCCAGACAACTACACCCCTCCGGCTCCCATCACCGCCCCTGTTATGGGGGGTTTCCCCATGGAGGGCCATCATCATCAGCCCCAAGGACAGCAGGGCCACGACCCCAGCCGCACGCAGCAGTTCCCCCCAGGGGCCCCTCAGGAGCCCAGCGTACAG CTCCTCCAGGCGCTGCCGGCTGAGagggtggagcagagagagatccCTGCAGAGCACATGGTCCTCAAGCAGACCTTCGACAGCCTGGTTCAACGCTGCCAGCTAGCCGCACAAGACCCA CAAACAAAGAGGAAACTTGACGATGCATCGAAACGCCTTGGGTACCTGTATGACAAGCTGAGAGAGCATTCG
- the LOC118936687 gene encoding protein transport protein Sec31A-like isoform X2: protein MRLKEIQRTAHPAWSPAPHHPICLALGTSAQQLDASFNTTAALEIFQVDFADPSLGMKLKGSLPTSNRLHSLVWVNFGEGEDGLGGRLIGGSDNGTVTVYSPEAIVTSGAEAIIGQSDKHTGPVRALDFNPFQSNLLASGANDSEIYIWDLNNFSNPMTPGTKSQPPEDISVVSWNRQVQHILASANPSGKAVVWDLRKNEPIIKISDHSNRMHCSGMLWHPEVATQLVLASEDDRMPVIQMWDLRFATSPLKVLENHTRGLLSIAWSQADPELLLSSAKDNRILCWNPNTGEVIYELPTTNQWCFDIQWCPRNPALLSAASFDGWISVYSVMGGSLEAQQQSRADQSLCGAFPQISSSFDTMDPFGTGQVLPPLQVPQPTPQTTLVAPLKKPPKWVRRPVGASFAFGGKLITFESPKAPVQSPQPVPVPRQVFVSQVTTETELLQRSRELQAALQSGSLSDYCQAKIHKAPTDSEQDIWRFLLVNFEDEARVKFLRLLGFSKEDLERKISTCLGKNLQPNGHGVDANDLAEKIQLLSTQRSEESGDEVDCTKTPGSSSPSDFFSQIPPQPQDKEKKISFPIPVSADADGLISQALLVGNFEGAVDLCLNEGRYAEAILLAISGGQELLQKTQQTYLEKQRNSISMLISSVVTQNWGDIVQSCALDNWKEALAALLTYAHPKEFAHLCETLGSRLEGERTEKRCLQACLCYICSGNIEKLVECWALQRDCSSPLVLEDLVEKMMVLRKSVERLRNSEVAVQSPVLADKLTHYAGLLASQGSLATALSYLPDTSDQACIMMMRDRLFHAQGEGGAAGGQQPPPCPYNRVRVTGGDPAPAQAPAVPVQAQPPTQTPGPYQPPLPVMSVGGQPPPPVMSVGGQPPMTTVFTPQAAALSRGPPPPSYGGLPPSSPAPPPSGLPRTGLRPAYPQHPATAPGFSPLQPFQPQQQPMSAGLGGPGLSAFPTGPAMPGSSLSGHPLPPFSAPGGLPTMPSPGPPPSGFTPTSLPSGPMPLSYQQPGAPVGMYPPGGSHLHSQGPPAGPPSGPYPPLGPGYPQGGPGAPAVKSFSAPSVAPPPTGYFPWLSTPLVDDDEGQDGWNDPPAVRGGSRKKKVVPDNYTPPAPITAPVMGGFPMEGHHHQPQGQQGHDPSRTQQFPPGAPQEPSVQLLQALPAERVEQREIPAEHMVLKQTFDSLVQRCQLAAQDPQTKRKLDDASKRLGYLYDKLREHSLSNNILGGLHEISRCVAGQNYQRGLEVHTAVVTSSNFSEIQAFMPILKVVMTIANKLGV from the exons ATGAGGCTGAAAGAGATCCAGAGGACCGCTCATCCAGCATGGAGCCCTGCCCCCCACCACCCTATCTGCCTGGCTTTAG GCACGTCAGCTCAGCAGCTGGATGCGTCATTCAACACCACTGCCGCCTTGGAAATATTCCAGGTGGATTTTGCCGATCCTTCCCTGGGCATGAAGCTCAAGGGGTCCCTACCTACTTCTAACAG GCTCCATAGTCTGGTGTGGGTGAACTTTGGAGAAGGAGAAGACGGTTTGGGAGGGAGACTGATTGGAGGCAGTGATAATGGCACGGTAACGGTGTATAGCCCAGAAGCCATCGTAACATCAGGGGCAGAGGCAATAATAGGACAGTCTGACAAACACACTGGGCCTGTCAGAGCACTAGACTTCAACCCCTTTCAG agtaATCTGTTGGCGTCAGGTGCAAACGATTCAGAGATCTACATCTGGGATTTGAACAATTTCAGCAATCCAATGACACCCGGGACAAAGTCACAG CCTCCTGAAGATATCAGTGTAGTGTCGTGGAACAGACAGGTGCAACACATCCTGGCCTCTGCGAACCCCAGTGGGAAAGCAGTGGTCTGGGACCTGAGGAAGAACGAGCCCATCATCAAGATTAGTGACCACAGCAACCGG atGCACTGTTCAGGGATGCTCTGGCACCCCGAGGTGGCCACCCAGTTGGTCCTGGCCTCAGAAGATGACCGCATGCCAGTCATTCAGATGTGGGACCTGCGCTTTGCCACGTCCCCTCTCAAAGTCCTGGAGAACCACACAAG GGGACTTCTGTCCATAGCGTGGAGCCAAGCAGACCCGGAGCTGTTGCTCAGTAGTGCTAAAGACAACAGGATCCTCTGCTGGAACCCAAACACTGGAGAG GTGATCTATGAGTTACCAACGACCAATCAGTGGTGCTTTGACATCCAGTGGTGTCCCAGGAACCCAGCGCTGCTGTCGGCCGCCTCGTTTGACGGCTGGATCAGTGTTTACAGCGTGATGGGAGGAAGCCTGGAGGCCCAGCAGCAGAGCAGGGCTGATCAG TCTTTGTGTGGTGCTTTCCCACAGATCTCCTCGTCCTTTGACACCATGGATCCGTTTGGGACAGGCCAGGTGCTGCCCCCTCTGCAAGttccccaacccacccctcaGACCACCCTCGTCGCTCCGCTGAAGAAGCCCCCCAAGTGGGTTCGTAGGCCCGTAGGAGCCTCATTCGCT TTTGGTGGGAAGCTGATCACCTTTGAGAGTCCTAAGGCTCCAGTCCAGAGCCCACAGCCCGTCCCTGTCCCCAGGCAGGTGTTTGTGAGCCAGGTCACCACGGAAACAGAGCTCCTCCAACGTTCCAGAGAGCTGCAGGCTGCTCTGCAATCTGGATCCTTGTCAGACTACTGCCAGGCCAAGATCCACAAGGCCCCCACAGACTCTGAACAGGATATATGGAGGTTTCTCCTG GTCAACTTTGAAGATGAAGCCCGGGTCAAATTCCTGAGACTTTTGGGTTTCAGCAAAGAGGATTTAGAGAGAAAGATATCCACCTGTTTGGGGAAGAACCTGCAGCCTAACGGACACGGAGTGGATGCCAACGATCTGGCTGAGAAGATACAGCTTCTCTCTACTCAG AGGTCAGAAGAATCCGGGGATGAGGTTGACTGCACCAAGACTCCGGGTTCATCCTCGCCCTCTGACTTTTTCAGTCAGATCCCACCACAACCACAAGACAAGGAGAAGAAGATCAGCTTCCCGATCCCTGTCTCAGCAG ATGCAGATGGTCTGATCAGCCAGGCTCTGCTGGTGGGAAACTTTGAGGGAGCGGTGGACCTGTGTCTGAACGAGGGGCGCTACGCTGAGGCCATCCTACTGGCGATCAGTGGAGGACAGGAGCTACTGCAGAAGACCCAGCAGACATACCTGGAGAAGCAGAGGAACAGCATCTCTATG CTGATCTCATCCGTGGTGACCCAGAACTGGGGAGACATCGTGCAGAGCTGTGCCTTGGATAACTGGAAGGAGGCTCTCGCTGCACTCCTAACCTACGCTCACCCCAAAGAGTTTGCTCATCTGTGTG AGACCCTGGGGTCGCGTctggagggggagaggacagagaaacgCTGTCTGCAGGCATGTCTCTGTTACATTTGCTCTGGGAACATTGAGAAACTAGTGGAATGCTGGGCCCTGCAGAGGGACTGCTCATCTCCCCTGGTTTTAGAG GACTTGGTAGAGAAGATGATGGTTCTGCGTAAGTCTGTGGAGCGTCTGAGGAACAGCGAGGTGGCTGTACAGAGTCCTGTCCTGGCTGACAAGCTGACTCACTACGCTGGTCTCCTAGCTTCACAAGGCAGCCTGGCTACAGCCCTGTCCTACCTGCCAGACACCTCAGACCAG GCTTGCATCATGATGATGAGAGACCGGCTGTTCCACgcccagggagagggaggagctgCAGGGGGGCAACAGCCCCCACCGTGCCCTTACAACAGAGTCAGGGTGACTGGGGGCGACCCTGCCCCTGCTCAGGCCCCTGCTGTCCCCGTCCAAGCACAACCACCAACACAGACACCG GGGCCCTACCAGCCTCCTCTTCCTGTGATGTCAGTGGGTGGCCAGCCTCCTCCTCCTGTGATGTCAGTGGGTGGCCAGCCTCCTATGACGACAGTCTTCACTCCTCAAGCTGCTGCTCTCTCCAGAGGGCCGCCTCCTCCTTCGTATGGCGGTCTGCCACCCTCCTCCCCTGCTCCTCCACCGAGTGGGCTGCCACGTACAGGACTACGGCCAGCCTACCCTCAACATCCTGCCACTGCCCCAG GGTTCTCTCCACTCCAGCCATTCCAGCCACAACAGCAGCCCATGTCTGCAGGACTAGGTGGCCCCGGCCTCTCTGCCTTCCCTACAGGACCTGCTATGCCAGGCTCCAGCCTATCTGGACACCCCCTGCCTCCGTTCTCTGCCCCTGGCGGCCTCCCCACCATGCCCAGCCCAGGGCCACCTCCGTCAGGCTTCACCCCCACCTCGCTCCCTTCAGGCCCCATGCCACTCAGCTACCAGCAGCCTGGGGCCCCCGTCGGCATGTACCCACCAGGGGGGTCTCACCTTCACAGCCAAGGCCCACCTGCAGGTCCCCCCTCTGGTCCGTACCCACCCCTGGGACCTGGGTACCCACAAGGAGGTCCTGGAGCCCCGGCCGTCAAGTCCTTCTCTGCTCCGTCGGTTGCTCCTCCTCCTACAG GGTACTTCCCTTGGCTGAGTACTCCCCTTGTTGACGATGATGAAG GACAAGATGGCTGGAACGACCCACCAGCAGTACGAGGGGGTTCTAGGAAGAAAAAG GTTGTCCCAGACAACTACACCCCTCCGGCTCCCATCACCGCCCCTGTTATGGGGGGTTTCCCCATGGAGGGCCATCATCATCAGCCCCAAGGACAGCAGGGCCACGACCCCAGCCGCACGCAGCAGTTCCCCCCAGGGGCCCCTCAGGAGCCCAGCGTACAG CTCCTCCAGGCGCTGCCGGCTGAGagggtggagcagagagagatccCTGCAGAGCACATGGTCCTCAAGCAGACCTTCGACAGCCTGGTTCAACGCTGCCAGCTAGCCGCACAAGACCCA CAAACAAAGAGGAAACTTGACGATGCATCGAAACGCCTTGGGTACCTGTATGACAAGCTGAGAGAGCATTCG